AGTACTTTATTATGGATCTATTTTTGCGATTAAAAGAagaataatttctccttccatgGTAATTGCATCTCCAGTAAAATCGACTAATAacgtcgagactcttctgaaTCGGTCAATCGGTAGTCgcattcaaaaaaaaatcgaataaaaaagaacatcagttgaattttcattatcaactaaattttttttttacatcatagtttgctatcgtCGTCGAAAtgatgacagcatcatcatggagaattTGTATTCCCTTGACGTCATCTTCCGAAAAAGAAATTACATTGTTAAGTCATCGTTTCTTCGCCGACTCTTCTTTGGAAGTTGCCCCTCGGTCCTTTGGTCATccagagatcatattgatcactCTCATCGTTGGTCGATTATTGATCGTTTTCTTAGCCTGTGGCTGAGGCTGTTGGTTAGTGGGAGGTTGAGTCGAACGATCTcatcaaaatttttcaagataGCCATGTCAAATCAGGACCTCTATTTCATCTCTAAGTTGAATGCGTTATTCGGTATCGTGACCGTGATCACGATAAAACCGACATTACTTCTTCCTGTCACGGCTTCTCGATGGCGCTTTCATCGGTAGGGGATGTCATTTTTActtctctccttcgatctccattaagatctatatatggagagcagaaagaggagtagaGGAGTTACACCTGTCATAATTATTCAGTCTTGGACTCCATTTTTGAGGTAAAGCTCGTTTATTGGTAGTTGACCGACTTGGTTCGGTCAAGGCTTcacttttcttctgcttctttttctaatcttttttttcGATCTGGCATCAGTCAGAAGTACCTTTATCCGTGTGAATATATTTGTACATGCGCTCCAAGAATTTAGCATAGGTCTGGAGGAGAGTTTTATCGAGAGAATAAGTGAATCTGGATCCCCTCAGACCCCTCTTCATAGCCAATATGGTCATATCCTCATTGAGATCCCTAACCTCAAGTGTGGCTGTGTTGAAACGAGCCACGAAATCCCTCAATGTCTCTATCTCGCCTTACTTGATTGAGAAGAAACTGTCTGATATCCGTGGCACCTTTCAACTAATGCTGAAATAGATCACGAAAGAATATTCGAGCTACTCGAAAGAGTTTATGCTCCCCAGCTGCAGTCCAAAATACTAGGCTCGAGCAGCCTCTCGAATAGTCGTCGGAAAGCCGATGCataggagagcgtcggttgcctcctggatcatcatgagagccttgtagctctttaGGTGATCAATTAGGTaggtggagccgtcatatggctccatctgcgACATCTTGAACCAAGATGGAATCGGCTCGTCCAGGATGTGTTGAGAGAGAAGTTGGGCGGTGTGAAAGTCATAGTCACTGGAAGATTTCGACCTTCCATCTGAAGTTGGGCAAGTTGACGGTCGATCTCTTTGAATTTGTGCTCGTAGTCATCGAGCTGCCGTTGCTGAGATAATCCGGGGATAGGGTTCCCCGAAGAATATGAGGATAGAGAATGAGAAAGTTCACGCGGtcttttttccttcttgatactatgtacaTGGGAAGGAAAAGGAGATCACTACGAAGGATGGATGGTGTGGCAAGAATGTCGAGAATGTAGTTGCTCGACTCGATGAAAATGCCGAAATGACCGTCGTTTTAAAGATGAAGAGGATGAATGTCATGGAGGACAGCGGCTGTGCCTAGACGGTACTGAATGAGCCACCGACTCCTCCACCGACGGTCGCTGCTGCTGTTGTGTTTGTTGCTGTTGGAGGCTGTGAACCACCTCCGTTAACACCTTCATTTGCTACATCAAGGCAGCAATTTGTGTGGAAGAGTTGGGCTCTACCAATGGGGGAGGAGAAATATCTTTCCGGCGAGAAGATTGCCTCGCGGATCCTGTTGAATACTGAGCTCTGATTTTAGCCATAATTGCTCGTATTATCCCCCTACCTAGtgcaccaatctgttgcggtcaatctcctGTTGTGCCTGTTACCGGTAAAGAGCActtgcaaaatgaagtccacactgaccgaaatTATATCCGACAgggaccctccgatacttaagtcagtggagagtatTGAACAgcagataaataattaaaatgacaGAGTATCAGCTCAGAATTGCCTTActaaatgctgttcatttacctacTTTTATAGACAAGTAGTTGGTAACTGTTTGTAATGATTAGACACATGGGTCCCGCTCGTTCTgatattatgtgatcgtgggatggatGATTATATCCgtcactgatcatgttctgatcatTATGCATTTTTTGCACTGACAGTTTCTTataagccgactatatatcggtgaACAAAGTATGTCGATCATAAGTCGGTAGTCGTGGAAGTTCAAATGAGAATCGGTCGGTAACTTTGATATGTCGATAATCATCGGACTGAGATTAGATAAGTTATGGCTAAGTTTGTTGATGATCGAGGTTAGTCGACTGTCAGTTGGCTAATCGATTGAGCAGGTTAAACTAATCAGACCAATCATGGGTCAGAATCAGAGAATCGACTGAATCGCCCCAACAGTATCATTATCTATGTTTGGGTCAAAAGCCCAGCATCTCATGTTCAAATCCAAATTAGTCATTAGTAGTCCACCAAAATTAGAAGAGTAGAGAGCAAATTGAGTATCTACCACATAATATGGGTTTCCCCATGTTTTTATTGTATGCTTGTTGTTCTTGTGCTAATTATCATTTACATCACCGGACTAAGAGCACCTCCCTACACCCAAAATACCTATTTTGCCCTTAGCACTTGACTAGAAAGGCAGGTTTACTTTCCTTTTTTATGGCATATTTGTAGGTgcacatataattaaatataagagaatattcatacaaaaaaaaaaaatctttttttttaattgttgAATTTGTGAAAAGGAGAAGTGTTCATGTTTATCGGTAAGTTGGTTTTTTTAAATATACCCCAATTTGTATAACATATGCATCCGTTGCGGATAGATGTGCATGAACTAAAATAAATATTTGCATTCATCCAAGCATAAAGGTATACCAATCCGATGCAATCTgaaaagaaacttttttttttgacaaaaaatagTAAAAGTGATATCCATTTTCGCAATACGAAAATAAAAGTGATATTCTTCCAAAATATTTAGGGGACGTTTGGTTCgtaatcggaatcagaatgagaatgagaatcggaatgggttggaatcgaaatcggaatagcTAAATTTTttgaagcatttggttcgtgatcggaattagaattggaatgaaaaattgaatccatagaggagagtagggattgaaggAGTGTTTGGTTGAGAGGTGTGGAGTccgaaatcagaatcgaaatgggtgactcccattccaaccatttggttggaaggagtccgATTCCGAAGTAGAataggaatggctcaatctatatagaactcaatccctactctcctctatggattcaattttccattctaatttcgattccgattccgatcacgaaccaaacgctttgGGAGATTTGgctattccgattccgattccaaaccatttcgattctcattttcattttgattttaattgcgaaccaaacaccctttgagttctatataaattgatcCATTCTCATTCCACTCCggaattgaaatcggaatgggactcctcccaatcaaacggttggaatgggagtcatccattccgattccagacccccactcTTCCCAACCAAACATCCTCTTAGTTCTATTTAGGATCTAAAGATCATAATCCAATCAATTTGCAATCACCATAATAAATTGGATGGCCCGGATTGATTTCTCATGTTGCAACCTAAAATCACAACAAATTATTAGTTGGATTAGATCTATTGTGGGCTACTATAAATTCATCTGAGCATATGTTGCTATCCTACATAATAGgagaaaggggaagaaaaagaGATTAGTATTACACGTGTTGCTTTCTGATTGACATGGTCCTTTGCAGTTGATCCAGCTAATAGTCCCTCCAAAATCACTGATGGTGCACGTATTCAACACCATATCTGACCACTGGTTCTGCTCCACGTGGCGCCACGTGAAGGATCCATAGGCCAACCACCAAACAGCAGGTGGCTCGTTGAGCTGGCCCGGTTCTCAAAAGGCGCCCCACTAGTTTAAGAGTTTGGGCGGCGCGCCCTCGTGTTCTCAAATCCTTGACGGAGTCCAAGgcttcaaataaagaaattatctttgacaGAGCTAATCATACAAGAAGGTGGGTGATCAATTCTAGGAGCCCATGTTCCTTCGGCTCTGGATTCCATGCTCTTGCTTCTTTGGAAGCGGCAATCCCTTGGCCAAAGTTGGCTTCCAACCCCATTTGCCAATTTGTGATTAACTCTTTTAGCAACTAAATTAGTGGGTAATAGATGATTTCCTTGACTAAAGACACTAAAGCTCCTCTATCCATTTATTGGGGCCATTCTACTACATTTAGCATATGTTTGGTTCACAATTGAAATTAGCATATATTTAGTTCACCACTAAAATTAAAATCGAAAAAGATTGGAATAAAAATCGAAatgatcataatttttaatttatttggtTCATATTTGGAATTAGAATCAGAATAAGCTTTGAATACCGAAAGAGAGTAGGTATTGGATTTTGGGGATTAAGATAccttatttttctcaaaaatcaaaatgaaaatgGAACTTCCTTCAATCAAATAGTTGGAATAGAAGTCACAGATTCCTATTCTTATTTTGAAGCCTAACTCCCTGCAACCAAACATGTTCAAGGTTAGTAAAAAGTTCTTTTTGATctgttatgataattttttttctttcatatatatgattattttcatatgttatttttttagataaatatagtGGAAATGCTACTATTAAGATTCAAgaccaattttttttctaaatgaagCGGAATACTAATCAACTACACTAACGTTGGttgtgtttcttttcttttctttttttttttaaaaacttttccAACCTACCAAATGTTTTATCAAGTTTTATCACAGTAGACCTATTGCTGTGCTCTCTCCTAAACTTCAGCTTGTTATGAAGCATGATAATTAAATGAATTTTTGTTTTTCCTGTAGTTTGTACTTGTCATGCCATCAGGAGATTCTACACTCAAAAGTACCTGAGATCAGAAAGATTTTTCTTGTCACTTCTGTTGAACAAATCTGCAGGGTGAAATCTATGCAGATGCTTGGTCTCATTAAAAACTTGCTAGGGCAAGGCCCAAACCTTGTTAAATATATAATTCTTGCCTTTAAACCATAAAATATCACTAAGATGTTTCATAATAATGCTGAGTCACTGCGTCTCTCCATGTGATACAAtctggccatgatctttcttttCTATAAACTATGCAGGAATAAGCCCCAGAAAACATAGCCAATGGTTTGATGATTTGCATCAAAGTGAAAGATCTTCTCGAGCCCAACCTTTAGAAGCATGGCTTTAAGGTGATTTGGTGAGGGAAACAAATCCAAGCCAAGTGTGAAATAGTACATATGCTGTGTACTATCTTCACACACTTTGGCATAATCTAGGGCCTTCCTCCCATTTCTGTGAGAAGGCGTGCCAATTGCCAAAGTCCAAGTTCGGTTCCTGTAGTTCTTTTGAACCCTTTGCACTCACCTCATGACCATTAACATAAAAAATCACGTTCCAAGCTTTAAATATGTGTTCATATGGGGACTAGGGTCCGGTATACAAAAGATTTCCAAAACCCTAGATTTTCATTGGTTGGTAAATTCCTTGCCCACCAAACTTTACCACCATCTCCTCGTAGCGTGCATGGCGGCAGACAGCCTAAAGCACTCTTATCTTCGATACCACGCAATGTTAAGGCTTTTAAACGCTACTTTGTGCAGATCACAAGGACAAGTTTTGAGCCCTTCCAAGTACATAAATACAaccaatccaaaaagaaaaagttgaGAGCACAACGTAAAATATACTAGAACCTTAATTAAATATTTAGGGGAGATGAGATGTTGAACCTTGCTTTGACCTATGAGGCAGGGTCCTAGCTTATAAAACCCAACCTTtccctttcctttcttcctccctctttgcTGTCGTTGTTGAATGAGAAGCATATCTACAGGTCAGAAAAAAGTCATGGTGCAATACTTATGGATCGTAAGCTTTGTGGTAGGACTTTTGCTCTCTTTGGCTCCTCTTGGGGACTCCCTTGCACTTGTCAATGGAGGTATAGACATGCCTCTTTCTCCATGCTCTTCATCTAAAAGATTTTTGCATGCATGGAAAAGTCCCAAGAATAATACTGACTTGGCTCTCCTTGTTTCTTATCTATTGCAGGCATGGTGACTCTTACACACAATGATGATACTTTCAGGAGTGGTCAGGTGTATATTATACTTAATTTCCATTATACTTTCTTTGTTTACCAATTATCTTTTCTTACCCTTGTGGAAATTTGGTTTTATGAGCTGTAACTTTTTACTAGGGACTTCAAGACAAGACGTCCAAGATGGTTGATGGCACTGGAAACATTTGGCTTAGAGGAAGGAAGATGGGCATGAAGAAGGTGAATAAAGCCAAAGACACTGTGAAAACAGGTGCAAACTATTCTGTTGGAAAATGTGGCTATGGAGGAGAGAGGGTAGGGTGCAAACCGAATAATAGAGGTCTCGCTAAAAGAATCCATTTTGGCCTTGTACCTTTCAATTCGGATTACCGCAGACCCGTAAGACATCCCCCAAAGAACAACTAAAGAAAGGGCTCCTAAAACTATTTTGAGGTTCCTGTCTCGTGTGATGATAAGGGAGAACCTGTACGTTCTAGTGTCTCAGTATGCTCTAAGATTCTGATGTTTATGGGTGTTCATGTAGAACAATGGATCTCAGCTATTATGTTAGGTAGGACTCAAATTATAGTTTTTATTTACCAAGTCTAACAATGTAAGATTTACATCAACTGTTCTTTTTGTGCAAAGAATTTGAGTACTATTTTTCAGGCATGCAAATGCTTAACAATGTGATTGACACAGCCGTAGGCACATAATACTCTTCTGATAAATATGTTTTGAATGATGGAATTTACTTATGGGAGTTTACAATGTGGGATGTGACAAAAgataatgaattttttttcaatttgaatACTTGCTCTTCTGGATGCAGGAAAGTCAAAGAATTCTTTACATAAGTCATTATATGGGTCATCAGATGAAAAGGTAAATGATCTTTATCCCATCCCCCCTCTCCTCCTAGATAGGTGGCACCACAATCAAACAcataaatattcacatataaagaCAACAGTACTTCAATAAGTTTGGTATATCCCAGCAATTGAGGACCATAAAATAGAGAGATCACTTTACGACATGGATTGCCTTAACAAGATAAACTAGCTGCAGTGCA
The DNA window shown above is from Elaeis guineensis isolate ETL-2024a chromosome 8, EG11, whole genome shotgun sequence and carries:
- the LOC114914464 gene encoding uncharacterized protein, coding for MRSISTGQKKVMVQYLWIVSFVVGLLLSLAPLGDSLALVNGGMVTLTHNDDTFRSGQGLQDKTSKMVDGTGNIWLRGRKMGMKKVNKAKDTVKTGKSKNSLHKSLYGSSDEKDSSITTLQSRNLINVNMKREGNTLEPVNLSNAPQIKCQIFEASSTRASLGSSKVLGPSHGQFQTDETKKLLASTAEIFKMLQKDYHQHAQRRPPINNHLPLGSINVKP